Genomic DNA from Comamonas resistens:
TCCAGGACCCAGTGGTGCGCATGGGCATTCCGGGGGTCGAGTACTTCGCGCATGCCCATGAGCTGCACCCGCGCATCGCCAAGGAGTTTCTGCTGCTGGGCGATCGCATGACGGCAGACCGTGCCTATCAGATGGGCATGGTCAACCGTGTCGTGCCGCGTGCCGAGCTCGAGGACCAGGTTTATGCCATGGCCCAGCGCCTGGCGGCACAGCCGCGTCTGGGACTGGCGCTGACCAAGATGGTCGTCAACAAGGCAGAAGAGCTGCAGGGCTTGCGCTCCACCATGGACATGGCTTTCGGCTACCACCACTTTGCCCACGCCCACAGCCAGGCCATGGGCATGGGCCAGCTGGGCGGCCAGGACGCGAAGTCCATGGCCAAGGCCAATAAAGAAGAGTCAAAGGCATGAGCAATATGAACGATATGGGCAGCTTGCGCACCCCCATCTGCGACCTGCTGGGATGCCGCTATCCCATCATCCAGACCGCCATGGGCTATGTGGCCGGTGCCGATCTGGTGATAGGCACCACCAATGCCGGTGGCTTCGGCTTTCTGGCCGGCGCCACCATTGCGGCCGACAAGATCGAGGCCGAAATCCTGCGCGTCAAACGTGAGACCGACGACCAGCCTTTCGGTCTGAACTTTCATATGTTTCAGCCCAACGCCCAGCAGCTGCTGGACCTGGCGGTCAAGCACCGCCTGCGTGCGGTCAGTTATGGCCGCGGGCCGGACAAGAAGGTGATAGGCCGTTTGCGCGATGCAGGCATCGTCTGCATGCCCACTGTGGGCGCCTTGAAGCATGCGCAAAAAGCCATAGAGATGGGCGCCAATGCCATCACCGTGCAAGGCGGCGAAGGTGGGGGCCACACGGGCAGCGTACCGACCACGGTGCTGCTGCCCCAGGTGGTGGATGCGGTCGATGTGCCCGTGATTGCCGCCGGCGGCTTCTACGACGGCCGCGGCCTGTTGGCGGCTCTGGCCTATGGCGCCTCGGGCATTGCCATGGGTACGCGCTTTCTGATGACCAGCGACTCCAAGGTTCCTGAAGCGACGCTGCAGCGCTATCTGGCCACCAGGGACGCGGAAAAGATCGCCATTTCGCATCTGGTCGATGGCATGCCCCAGCGCATGATCCCCAACGAATATCTGGCCATGCTGGAAAAAGCCAGCCCCATGAAGCGCCTGCGCATCGCGCTGAGCCTGGCGCTGCAATGGAAGGCCGAGACCGGCATGACCACGGGCCAGGCCATCAGCATCTTCATGCAGGCCGTGCGCGAGGACTCGTCCTCCGTGGCCCAGACCGTGATGGCTGCCAACGCACCCATGCTGCTGCAGCGCTCCATGGTGGACGGCAACCCGGCCGAGGGCGTGATGTCTGCCGGCCAGGTGGCAGCGTTGATCGGCAAGCTCGACAGCTGCGAGGACGTGATCGGCGGCATCGTGCGCCAGGCCATGGAAAGACGCAATGCATTGAATGCACTGACTCCCGCATAACAACAAGCCAACGAGAGACTGGATATGTCCCTTCAACAATTTCATTCCACTATTCATGACAACGGTGTGGCGGAGCTGGTCATCGACCGTGCGCCTGTGAATGCCTTGAATGCGGCAGGCTGGAACGGCCTGGCGCGCGAGATCCAGTCGCTGGGCGACAGGCCCGAGGTGCGCGTCATCGTCATCCGCGCCGAGAACCGCGGCTTTTGCGCCGGAGTGGACATCAAGGAGCTGGCCGCCAACGACAAGCTCATCGTCAATGTGAACGCCGGCAACTACGCGACCTTCAAGGCCGTGCACCTCAACAAGGTGCCGGTGATCGCAGCCGTGCACGGTTTTGTGCTGGGCGGCGGCATAGGCATCTGCGGCTCCTCCGACATCGTGATCGCCGCTGAAGACGCGACCTTCGGCCTGCCCGAAGTGGACCGTGGCGCCATGGGGGGTGCCGCCCATCTGCAGCGCATGTTTGGCGTGCAGAAGACCCGCTATCTGTTCTTCACAGGCGAGATGATCGGCGCTGCCGAAGCTCTGCGCCTGGGCGCCATCGAGCGTGTGGTGGCGCGTGAGCAGTTGCGCGATACCGCCATGGATATCGCCAACAAGATCGCCGCCAAGAGCCCGGCCATGATCCGCATCGCCAAGGAGGCATTGACCGGCATCGAGGATGGAAATCTGGAAGACAAGTACCGCTGGGAGCAGGGCTTCACCCTGCAGGCCTATATGAGTCCTGATTCCGCCGAGACGCGCAGCGCCTTTGTGGAAAAACGCGACGCCAAGTTCTGAGTATTACCGCGCAACGAGGAGACAAGACATGGATTTGACATACACCCCGGCGCAAAAGGCCTTCCGTGCCAAGGTACGCGAATGGCTCCAGGACAACGTGCCCAAGCAGCGCCTCAAGAGCTATGACACCCGCGAAGGCTTCGAGCAGCATCGCGAGTGGGAAGCCAAGC
This window encodes:
- a CDS encoding NAD(P)H-dependent flavin oxidoreductase, with the translated sequence MSNMNDMGSLRTPICDLLGCRYPIIQTAMGYVAGADLVIGTTNAGGFGFLAGATIAADKIEAEILRVKRETDDQPFGLNFHMFQPNAQQLLDLAVKHRLRAVSYGRGPDKKVIGRLRDAGIVCMPTVGALKHAQKAIEMGANAITVQGGEGGGHTGSVPTTVLLPQVVDAVDVPVIAAGGFYDGRGLLAALAYGASGIAMGTRFLMTSDSKVPEATLQRYLATRDAEKIAISHLVDGMPQRMIPNEYLAMLEKASPMKRLRIALSLALQWKAETGMTTGQAISIFMQAVREDSSSVAQTVMAANAPMLLQRSMVDGNPAEGVMSAGQVAALIGKLDSCEDVIGGIVRQAMERRNALNALTPA
- a CDS encoding enoyl-CoA hydratase family protein, which produces MSLQQFHSTIHDNGVAELVIDRAPVNALNAAGWNGLAREIQSLGDRPEVRVIVIRAENRGFCAGVDIKELAANDKLIVNVNAGNYATFKAVHLNKVPVIAAVHGFVLGGGIGICGSSDIVIAAEDATFGLPEVDRGAMGGAAHLQRMFGVQKTRYLFFTGEMIGAAEALRLGAIERVVAREQLRDTAMDIANKIAAKSPAMIRIAKEALTGIEDGNLEDKYRWEQGFTLQAYMSPDSAETRSAFVEKRDAKF